The Sulfurimonas hongkongensis genomic interval GAGAGCTTCCTGCCGAAGGAAACTTAGCATAGCTAAACGGACTTGTTCGTTTTGCGTGATAAAATAGATGAAGGGTTTCTTTCATCTTATGAAATAAAATTAAGGACATTATGCAATGGATTGGGGTAAAGTAATATATGTGTTTTTCTCGCTAATGAGTTTGACATCAATAGCGGGATTTTTGTATGAACATAGTGCGGTTGCACTCTTTGTGGCTGCTAGTTTGAACCTTGTTTCTACAGTTCTTAAAATTGGTGTTAGAAACTTGCTCTCTGCTGAGCTTTTAGCATCATCACTTGTGGCTGATTTGCATCTTATTCCAGCTTTTATCTACTTAGAGGTTGTTGGAAACTTAGAGTGGGCTATAGCACTAACTATTGGTGCACTCATTGCAAATCTTTTTTCTGTTGGGCTTGTCTATATAGAGAGTTCCAAAACACACGAAGAATATTAATTTAGGAACTTTTTTTGGATTATAACTTTAAGACTATAGAGAAAAAATGGCAAGAGTTCTGGACTCAAAACGATAGTTTTGAGCCTAGCGAAGACTTTAGTAAAAAGAAAAAATACATACTTAGTATGTTTCCATTTCCAAGTGGAAGACTCCATATGGGGCATGTTAGAAACTACTCTATTAGTGATGCTTTTGCACGCTATTACCGTCAACAAAACTTCAATGTACTTCACCCCATAGGCTTTGATAGTTTTGGAATGCCAGCTGAGAACGCGGCTATTAAAAACAAGGCTAACCCAAAAGAGTGGACTTATAACAACATAGATTATATGAAGGATGAGTTTAAATCTTTGGGATTTTCTTTTTCAAAAAAAAGAGAGTTTGCGACAAGTGATGAGCTATATACTAAGTTTGAGCAAGGCTTCATTATAGATATGTATGAAAAAGGTTTGATGTATAGTCAAAAAGGACTACTCAACTGGTGCCCACATGATCAAACTGTTTTAGCAAATGAACAAGTTATCGATGGATGTTGTTGGAGATGTGATACTCCGATAGTTAAAAAAGATATGAGTCAGTACTACTTTAAGATAAGCCAATACACTGATGAACTTTTAGACTCGCTTAGTAAACTAGAAGGTGGTTGGCCAAAACAAGTTTTAACTATGCAAGAGAACTGGATAGGAAAGTCTAATGGCTTAGCATTTAATCTCTTTTTTGACTCTGCATCTAAAGAGAAGCTAAACAACGCATTTGAATCATTTAATGTATTTACAACTCGCCCTGATACCATCTATGGTGTAACTTACACAGCTCTTGCACCTGAGCATAAAATTGTAACCTATATGATAGAAAACAAGTTGCTAAGTGATGAAGTAATAGCTAAAATCCAAGTGATGAAAAACACATCTTCCATAGATAGACAAAAAGAAAAATTGGGTGTGCCTATAGGTATTAACGTAATACATCCTCTTACAAAAAAAGAGATTCCTGTTTGGGTGGCTAACTTTGTTTTAATGGACTATGGAAGTGGTGCTGTTATGGCAGTTCCTGCTCATGATGAGAGAGATTTTGAGTTTGCAAAAAAGTATGATTTGGATATAAAATCAGTTATCAAACCTTTTGATGGAGAAGTTAAAGGTGATGTTGCATTTACAGAAATTGGAGAGCTATTTAACTCTGAGAGTTTTGATGGACAAAACTCACAAGAGTCTCAAAAAGAGATCATAAAGTATTTTGAAGATGCAAAAATAGGCCAAAAAACAACTAACTACAAACTCAAAGACTGGGGAGTGAGTCGTCAGAGATATTGGGGTGCGCCTATTCCTTTTGTACATTGTGATAGTTGTGGCTTAGTTATGGAGAAAAAAGAGAATCTCCCCATTGCACTTCCTGCAGATGCAGAGATAACAGGAGAGGGCAATCCGCTTGAGAGGCATCCAACTTGGAAATATTGTAAGTGCCCAAAATGCGGTTGTGATGCTACAAGAGAGACTGATACAATGGATACTTTTGTTGAGTCCTCATGGTACTTTTTACGCTTTTGTGCTTCAGAAGCGAACTGGCAAGATGAGGCTTTTTCAAAAGAGCAATTAGCTTACTGGATGGGAGTTGATCAATATATTGGCGGGATTGAGCATGCAATACTGCACCTTTTATACGCAAGATTTTTTACAAAAGTATTTCGTGATTTGGGGTATCTTGATTTTGATGAACCTTTTGATAGGCTTTTAACTCAAGGTATGGTGCTAAAAGATGGTGCAAAGATGTCAAAATCTAAAGGCAACACTGTAGATCCTGATGCCATCATAAAAAAATATGGTGCAGATACAGCAAGACTATTTATACTCTTTGCAGCTCCTCCTACTCAAGAGTTAGAGTGGAATGACAATGCAGTTGAGGGTGCGTTTAGATTTATAAAAAGATTTTATGAGAGAAGTGCAAATGTTGTAAAAAGAGATGCTATCCCTAAGATAGAACACTCAAAACTTAGTAAAGAAGAGAAGTTTGCAAGACAAAAAGTCTACGAAGCGTTAGTCCGTGCCAATGATGTTTATAAAGAGAGATACACTTTTAACACTCTTATAGCTGGTGTTATGGAGGCTATAAATGCACTAAACTTGCAAAGCAACAGTGATGTTTGGAGTGAAGCTTACTGGATACTTAGCTCCATCATGGAACCTATTATTCCTCATGTTTGTTATGAGATAAGTAGTAAGTACTTTGAACTTGCTAACTTAACTCCTCAGATAGTACTAGATGAAGTATTTGTTCAAGACTCTCTTATGCTAGGAGTATCTATAAATGGGAAAAGAAGAACTGAGATAGAAGTTAGCATAGACGCAACAAATGAAGAGATAATTACTCTTGCCAAAGAGGCAGCAGTCAAATGGCTTGAAGATAAAACTATAATAAAAGAGATAGTAGTTCCTAAAAAACTTGTAAATATCGTAGTAAAGGGATAGATGTGAGAGTCATATTGTCGCTTATTTTAGTTTTAACTATTAGTGGGTGTGGATATACTCCAAGTTCAAAATTTGCCCGCACGGTGATGGGCGAAAAAATAAGTACAAGTATCCGCATATCTGCACAAGACCCTGAAAATACCGTTCTCATAAAAGATGCGGTAGATGAGGCAATTATAGAGGTTTTTCACGCCTCTTTAAGGAGTAGAGATGAGTCAGACACACACTTAGATATCTCTATCTCAAATCCAATATACGTGCCTATTGTTTATGATAAAGATGGTTTTGTTATAGGCTACAAAATGAGTCTAAATTTAAATATAATTAGGCATCATAGTGGTGTGAGTAAGAGCTACTCTCATAGTGGGACTTATGATTTTGCAGTCTCTCCTAATGCTGTTGTAACTGACCAAGAGAGGTTTGAGGCTATTAAGTTTAGTGCGGCTAAAGCTATAGAGTCTTTTGTTGCGAAGGTCTCTGCTGAGGGTGCTACTGCACAAAAAAAGAGTAAATCTAAGGGGTAGGCTATGACAGTTGGGACGATTATAAAAAAAGCTATTAAAAGGCTTGATTTAGAAGGCAAACTACTTACACCTGATTTTTATGCAGATGCTTTTTGCAAGGAAGCCCAAAAGGCTGGAGTACAGTATGAGGACTGTAACCATGTCACAAAATTTACTAAAACTCTAAATCCAGAATTTCAAAAAGAGCTGACACAGTATAGAATAACCACTATAGCAGAGCTAGCTAGGTTTTTAATCTCAAGATTAAATAGAACAAAACCTACTATTTGTACAGAGCTCTTAGATGCACAAAACACTCTTATAAGACGAATTCTTCAAGTTGTAGAGGTTTTACACAATGCCGAAGCATCTGCACTTGCAAAAGAGGGTATCAAGCTATTAAACTCAAACCCAAGTGCGATGGAGTATGAACTTTACAGACAACACTGGATAAACTTTATAACTACTTATGATGACTCTTTTTTGGAGAAACTAAAACTATTTGCAAGTGTAGATAGAACAAATCTTAAAAAAACCGTGCAAAGCATAGACTTATCAAAGTTACACTCACAGAAAGATTCACAAGAAAAAGAGCTTAAAAGAGTTGTTTCTCTTTTGGCCTCATCTTTTGTACCATCTATTGCATCTAGTGTAAATGAAAAGATTGCAGATCTAAGTAAAAGACTAAATGATAACCCGGCTCTAATAGAAAACTCAAGTATAGAAGATGAGATAAAATCGATCATTATGCTCAGAATTGCACTAGATAAAAACAGTGTAAAAGAGATGATAAAGTCTATAGATGGCGTCTTAGATAAGCTCTCGCTTAGACTCATAGAGATGATAGAGCGTTCAGATGATTCAACGCTTGAGATTCAAAAAATAAAAAAAGAGCTAGAGTCTTACAATGAAGATGCAGGGACAAGCTTTAGCTTAGCTCATAAAAAACTCTTTATAATTGCTACTGCATTAGAAGAAAATACTCAAATCTTAAGCAAGGACCTTAAAAATCAAAATGGCGAAATAAAAATACTCAGTGAGAAAATCAATAAACTTGAACTAGAACTCCAAGAGGCAAAAAATGCTTCAAAAGAGGACTTTTTAACAAAACTTTTTAACAAACGAGCCCTAGATGAGTTTTTAAAAATAAAAGAGGGGGAGTTTGAGAGATATGGGCATAACTTTAGCATAGTTATGTTTGATCTTGATCATTTTAAAGACGTAAATGACAACTTTGGACACGAAGCAGGAGATGCAATTCTTAGTGCTTTTGCAAAGATACTTAAAAAAGAGGCTAGAAGTGTTGATATAGTTGGAAGATTTGGAGGAGAAGAGTTTATAGCACTTCTTAGTGAAACAGATACAGCAGGCGGAGTTGTTTTTGCTCAGAAGATAAGAAAGCATGTTCAAGATGCTCGTTTTATGTACAGAGGTAAACGAATAGAAATAACAGTGAGTGCTGGAGTTAGCGAAAGGGTGAAGCACACATCTTTGCAAAACCTTATAAATTCAGCAGATGAGTATCTGTATCAAGCTAAAAAAGAAGGTCGCAATAGAGTTGCGTATAAAAAATAGTGCAACTTCAAACATTCTTAGGTAAAAAACCACTCTTCTACAGTGAGATAGACTACACTCGTATGCCTCGCATTTATGAGAGCATAAAATATAAATTAGCAAAGCCTAAAATCATACATCTCATTGGTACAAATGCAAAAGGAACAACGGGGCGGTTTCTTGCATCAGCACTTTATAAAGCCCGCTTTAGTGTAGGTCACTACACATCCCCACATATCTTAAAGTTTAATGAGAGGGTATGGATAGATGGAAGTGATGCAAGCGATAAGGTTTTAGAAGAAGCACATAAAAAACTACAAAGCATTTTAAAAAAAGAAGACTCTGATTCGCTTTCGTATTTTGAGTACACAACTCTACTTTCACTCGTAGTTTTTAGAAGATGCGAATTTGTGGTGATGGAAGCAGGGCTAGGTGGAGAGTATGATGCCACAGCTGTTTTTGATAAGACTTTAACTCTTGTTACTCCTATAGCATATGACCATCAGGCATTTTTGGGTGAGACTATAGAAGAGATTGCAGCTACGAAACTCCGTGCTATACAAAACCACGCTATATTGGCTACGCAGAGTGATGAAGTTTATGGTGTTGCCGAAGAGTTAGCACTTAAAAACTCTTTAGATATTAAAAAATATCAAGATTTCCTTAATTTTGAGGATGAGAAAAAGATACAAAAGATAGAACAAGAGTTAAAGCTAGCTTCCTATCTTGTCGATAATCTCTCACTTAGCATAGCAGCTTTGAAGTTTCTTGGCATAAATTATGCTGTAGAGGACTTTAGAGATGCTAAACTTTTTGGAAGACTAAGTAGCCTTAGTGAGAACATCATAGTTGATGTCGGTCACAATCCTTTAGCTGCACAGGCTATAAAAAAAGCACTAGAGCCTAAAAAGTATGTTTTGGTTTATAACTCTTACAAAGATAAAAACCATTTAGAGATACTAAAAATCTTAAAACCAATAGTTCATAGTGTAGAACTTATAGAGATAAATGATAACAGAGCACAGACATTTGAGGTACTTAAAAGAACTTTAAATGAATTAGAGATAGAATATACTAAGTTTAAAAGAGTAAACAAAGATACTCCCTATCTAGTTTTTGGCTCTTTTAGTGTTGTGGAAGCTTTTATGAAAAGTTACAAAAGAGTGGAAAGTAAAATATGAATAATCACTTTACAATTACCATCAATGATGACAATGGTGTTAAGCAGTTTAATTTGCATCAGATAGTTAAAAAGTTTTTATGGTATATAGCGATGTTTGTTGGCTTTGTAGCTCTTATAGCAGTGGGAACTATTCTTTATCTCAATCACTCTGTTGATCAAATAGAGTTAAAACGACAAAATACCCAATTAGCCTTCGAAGAGCTAAAAGATAAAAATATAGAGCTTGATCTAAGTATGAAAGATACTAAGATGAAGCTTTTAACTAAGAAAAAAGAGTTAACTGAAGTCTCAGATTATCTCTCCGAGATAGAGACGCTTATAGGCTTGGCACCAGTTGCAGAGATGTCTTTAAAAGAGAGAGTTAGTTTGACAAAGTTAAACTCTGAGCATATGGCTACACTTTTGCAATTTATCCCAAGTGGTTCTCCTATTGAGTATAATGGAATTACGAGTAAATACGGCTATAGAGTCCATCCTACATTAAAAAGAAAAGAATTTCATCGCGGTCTTGATATGAAAGCACCAATGAAAACGCCTGTTTATGCTACAGCAGATGGCATAGTAGAGTATGCTGGATACCATGAAAAAAGTGGTTTTGGGAATCTTGTAATCATTCAACATAATTATGGATTTAAGGCTTATTTTGCTCATTTAAATAGTGTTGTAACAAAAGCGGGTAAATTTGTAAAAAAAGGTGATCTTATCGCATATACTGGCAACTCAGGAATGAGTAGCGGACCGCATTTACACTATGAAATAAGATTTGTTCAAAGAACAGTAAATCCATTTTATTTTGTAAAATGGAATGTACAAAACTATAAAACTATATTTGAAAAGGAAAATACAGTACCATGGCAATCTTTAATAACAGCGACAGCACACATAAAAATACCAAACCCGACGCAAACACCACCATCATCACAGCTGGCTCTACGATTAAAGGAGAAATGAATCTCTCCTGCAATCTATATGTAGATGGCGAATTTGAGGGTATTATACACTCTAAAAAAGAGGTAAATATCGGTAAAAATGGTCATATAAAGGGTGATGTTCACACTCAAAGATTAGTAGTCCAAGGCTATATAGAAGGAAGTGTGAGTGCTCAAAGAGTGGAGATAAAGGCTGCTGGACGTGTCAATGGAACTATAGAATCAGCTGAACTTGTTATAGAAGCAAAAGGTATATTTGAGGGAAGTAGCATTGTAAAGGATGCAACTCCCGCTCCAACCCCACAAACACTAGAAATAAAAAAACAAGAGCTTAAAGCATAAGAGTTAGCTCTTTGCGTTAGCTCTAAACTCCACAAAACAAAATCCACTAGGAAACCGATGTCACAAAATAGACTCTTTGAGTACTTCAAAACACAAAAAAAACAAGATTTAGAACTTCTGATTTGTCAAGATGCTAAAGAAGCAGAAGCTCTTAGTAGTGTTGCAATATTTTTTAATCGCGAGGTTATAGTTTTCCCAGACTTTCGTGCTAGTTTTGGAGATGATTTAAGAGTATATACAGAAGAGCTTCATCAACTCTTTTTAGGGCTTAAAGAGTATTATGAAAAGAAGCAAAAGCCTCTTGTTATATCTCCACTAAAGACTCTTTTGTTTGAACTACCACACGCTTCACTCTTGCAAACAAAAACTATAGAATTTGGCTCAGATATTAATCTTAGTGGCTTTAAAGAGCAGATGCTGTTTTGGGGATATAGCTTTGTGGATATGGTTCAAGTCCAAGGAGAGATATCTTTTCGTGGTGATATTATAGATATCTATACGCCAGCCTCAAAACTCCCTGTTCGCATCTCTTTGTTTGATGAGACTATAGAGCAGATTAAGTACTTTGAGCTTGAATCTCAAAGAACACACAAAGAGGAGCTAGAGTGCATTGAGATAAGTCCAGCTTTTTACTCTTTAGATGAGAAAGGTTTTAATGCTCTTGATAAAAGAGTGAAGCTAAGTGAGTTTGACTCTTTGGTTAAAGATATCTCATCTCTAGGCTTTTGGTATCTCCAAGATAGGGCTTCAAACTTTCTAACAAACAAAGTAGCAAAATTCTCAAGAAATCTTGACTCACTCTTAGTAGATGCCTATGCACTAAACAGTCCAACTGTTCCAAGAGAAGATTTTAACCTTGAGATTTTAGCATCTAGTGATGAGTTTAGAGAGGTGGTTGTAACGGATATACGCGCGCTACTAAAGGTTCACAAAAACAAAAAAATAACCATCATCGCTGCAAATAAAGCCTTGATGAAGCAAGCAGGGCTTTTTAATTTTGATGGTATAAAAGAAGTTTATGCACCATATATACTAAATGTTGTCTCAAAAGATGAGCTAATTATCTCACTAAACAAGCCAGAGAAGATTAGGCGAAGAAGAAAAAGTTCAATACTCCTAGATGATTTAAAGACTGGAGATTATGTTGTTCATGAAGACTATGGTGTGGGAATTTTTGAGAAGATTGAGCAGACTGAAATTTTAGGTGGCATAAAAGATTTTATAGTTATTAAGTATGTAGGCGATGATAAAATACTTCTGCCAGTTGAGAACTTAGACTTTATAGATCGATATATCGCATCAGGAGGTTCTACTCCTGTTCTTGACAGGCTTGGAAAAGGAAGTTTTGGTAAGCTAAAAGACAAAGTTAAAAAGCGACTTATGGAGATAGCAGGCGTGATAGTAAATACTGCTGCTGCTCGCGAGCTTATAAAAGCACCTAAAATCTCTATAGATAAACAAGAACTAGAAGAGTTTCAAAAACTCTCAGGGTTTGATTATACTGATGACCAAACTAAGTCAATAGATGAGATACTCTCCCAAATGGCTTCTGGGCATATTATGGATAGGCTTCTTAGCGGAGATGTGGGTTTTGGTAAGACTGAAGTGGCACTAAACACCATCTATGCAGCCTACAAATCAGGATTTCAATCAGCTTTTATAGTCCCAACTACACTGCTCTCAGCCCAGCACTTTCGCTCACTGCATGAGAGGTTTAGCACCCTTGGCATCAAGTATGCAAAGCTAGATAGATTTGTAAGCACAAAAGATAAAAATGCCATCATTAAAGGACTAGCCTCTGGCGAGATAGATGCCGTTGTTGGAACTCACGCGCTCTTTGGTTTAGCTTTTAAAAACTTAGGTGTAGTCATCATAGATGAAGAGCATAAGTTTGGAGTAAAGCAAAAAGAGAAGATAAAAGAGATTTATCACAATGTACATCTTCTCTCAATGAGTGCAACTCCAATCCCTCGTTCACTAAATCAAGCACTAAGTTCCATCAAGACTATGAGTCAGCTACTAACTCCTCCGAGTGAGAGACAAGGAGTTAGAACCTTTGTAAAAGAGTATAATGACAAGCTTATAAAAGAGGTCATCATGCGTGAGCTTCGCCGTGGTGGACAGGTTTTTTATGTGCATAACAGCATTGACCATATGCCTATAAAACTAGGAGAGCTAAAAGCCCTTATGCCAGAACTTAGGATGCTAATGCTTCACTCTAAAATCTCAGCTATAGAGACTGAAAAAGAGCTTTTAAAGTTTGAAGCAAAAGAGTATGACCTAATGATAGCTACTTCTATAATAGAGTCAGGGATTCATATGCCAAATGTAAACACTATGATAGTTGATGGTGCAGATAGATTTGGAATAGCAGACTTGCACCAGCTTCGTGGCCGTGTTGGTCGTGGGCATAGCGAGGGTTTTGCTTACTTTATCATTGAAAATAAAGAAAATCTTACAGATGAAGCAAAAAAACGACTTTTAGCACTTGAATCTAACTCATTTTTAGGAAGTGGTTCAGTGCTAGCTTATCATGACTTAGAGATTAGAGGCGGAGGAAATTTAGTAGGAGATGCACAGAGTGGTCATATCAAAAATATAGGCTACTCTTTGTATATTAGAATGCTCGAAGATGCCATCAAAATCCTAAGTAACACAGTTGAGAGCCAAAGAGCAAAGGTAGATATTAAACTCACTATTTCAGCTTTTGTTTCAGATGAAGTTGTAAAAGAGGATAGACTTAGACTTGATCTATATAGGAGGCTTTCGCAATGTGAAGATTCTTTTGAGATTTACGAGATAGAAGAAGAGATGATGGATAGATTTGGAGAGTTAGACACTCCAACTAAGCAGTTTATAGAGTTAATGGTTATAAAGCTTCTTAGTTTGCAAATGAAGATAAAGAGTATTATGAATTATGGGCAAAACATAACTATAACTTATCAAAATGACATCAAAGAGAGCATCAAATCTGCCTCAAAAGATGATGATGATATTATCAAAGCGACTCTTACTTATCTAAGAGGGTTAAAAAAGGAAACAAATATATGAGAGTAGCTTTTATTGGCGATATAGTTGGACGTCCAGGGCGTGATATGATACAAAAATATCTAAAAAAGATAAGAGCTGAGTATGAGGTTGATTTTGTAATAGCAAACTATGAAAATGCATCTCATGGTTTTGGTTTAACTAAAAAAAATGCAGATGAATTAGTCTCTTTTGGTGTTGACTCTATGACTGGTGGGAACCATACTTGGGATAAAAAAGAGATAGTACCACTACTGAGTACTCATGAGCTACTACGCCCTGATAACTACCCAGATGAAGTGGGTGGAACTGGATGTAAGGTTTATGAAGTAGCAGGGGAGCGTTTAGCTATTATAAATCTTATGGGACATTTTTGTATGCCACAAGTAGATAATGCTTTTAGAAAGGCTAAAGAGAGAGTAGCAGAGTTAAGAGCAGATGGAGTTAAAAATATTTTTATAGATTTTCATGCAGAAGCAACAAGTGAAAAAAGAGCGATGCTTATGATGCTCAAAGGTGAAGTAAGCGCCATCATAGGAACGCATACTCATGTGGGTACAGATGACTTACAAATCGTAGAATCAACTGCATATTTAAGTGATATAGGGCTTAGCGGATGTAGAGATAATGTTATAGGGATGGATAAAGAAGCACCTATAAAGCAGTTTTTAACTGGATTGAAATCACACTTTGATATACCAAAAAATTGTAAAAAGATACTTCAAATTGCCATCATGGATATAAACGATGGGAAATGTTTGAATGCTTTTAAGCTAAAATATTTTTGTGATGGACGTATTTTAAAGACTGAGGCTTGGGTAGAGTCTTAAGCAGTTATTTTGTAATAACTATCATTTGCTAAATAAGTGTTTACCATAGTGTGGCGAAGTTGTCTCTCTTGTGCAACTTGTAGCTCTGATGGCAGAGTTTTATCTATCTGTGGAGTTTGACTTTGGGTGATTTTTGG includes:
- a CDS encoding DUF6394 family protein gives rise to the protein MDWGKVIYVFFSLMSLTSIAGFLYEHSAVALFVAASLNLVSTVLKIGVRNLLSAELLASSLVADLHLIPAFIYLEVVGNLEWAIALTIGALIANLFSVGLVYIESSKTHEEY
- the leuS gene encoding leucine--tRNA ligase — translated: MDYNFKTIEKKWQEFWTQNDSFEPSEDFSKKKKYILSMFPFPSGRLHMGHVRNYSISDAFARYYRQQNFNVLHPIGFDSFGMPAENAAIKNKANPKEWTYNNIDYMKDEFKSLGFSFSKKREFATSDELYTKFEQGFIIDMYEKGLMYSQKGLLNWCPHDQTVLANEQVIDGCCWRCDTPIVKKDMSQYYFKISQYTDELLDSLSKLEGGWPKQVLTMQENWIGKSNGLAFNLFFDSASKEKLNNAFESFNVFTTRPDTIYGVTYTALAPEHKIVTYMIENKLLSDEVIAKIQVMKNTSSIDRQKEKLGVPIGINVIHPLTKKEIPVWVANFVLMDYGSGAVMAVPAHDERDFEFAKKYDLDIKSVIKPFDGEVKGDVAFTEIGELFNSESFDGQNSQESQKEIIKYFEDAKIGQKTTNYKLKDWGVSRQRYWGAPIPFVHCDSCGLVMEKKENLPIALPADAEITGEGNPLERHPTWKYCKCPKCGCDATRETDTMDTFVESSWYFLRFCASEANWQDEAFSKEQLAYWMGVDQYIGGIEHAILHLLYARFFTKVFRDLGYLDFDEPFDRLLTQGMVLKDGAKMSKSKGNTVDPDAIIKKYGADTARLFILFAAPPTQELEWNDNAVEGAFRFIKRFYERSANVVKRDAIPKIEHSKLSKEEKFARQKVYEALVRANDVYKERYTFNTLIAGVMEAINALNLQSNSDVWSEAYWILSSIMEPIIPHVCYEISSKYFELANLTPQIVLDEVFVQDSLMLGVSINGKRRTEIEVSIDATNEEIITLAKEAAVKWLEDKTIIKEIVVPKKLVNIVVKG
- the lptE gene encoding LPS assembly lipoprotein LptE encodes the protein MRVILSLILVLTISGCGYTPSSKFARTVMGEKISTSIRISAQDPENTVLIKDAVDEAIIEVFHASLRSRDESDTHLDISISNPIYVPIVYDKDGFVIGYKMSLNLNIIRHHSGVSKSYSHSGTYDFAVSPNAVVTDQERFEAIKFSAAKAIESFVAKVSAEGATAQKKSKSKG
- a CDS encoding GGDEF domain-containing protein — protein: MTVGTIIKKAIKRLDLEGKLLTPDFYADAFCKEAQKAGVQYEDCNHVTKFTKTLNPEFQKELTQYRITTIAELARFLISRLNRTKPTICTELLDAQNTLIRRILQVVEVLHNAEASALAKEGIKLLNSNPSAMEYELYRQHWINFITTYDDSFLEKLKLFASVDRTNLKKTVQSIDLSKLHSQKDSQEKELKRVVSLLASSFVPSIASSVNEKIADLSKRLNDNPALIENSSIEDEIKSIIMLRIALDKNSVKEMIKSIDGVLDKLSLRLIEMIERSDDSTLEIQKIKKELESYNEDAGTSFSLAHKKLFIIATALEENTQILSKDLKNQNGEIKILSEKINKLELELQEAKNASKEDFLTKLFNKRALDEFLKIKEGEFERYGHNFSIVMFDLDHFKDVNDNFGHEAGDAILSAFAKILKKEARSVDIVGRFGGEEFIALLSETDTAGGVVFAQKIRKHVQDARFMYRGKRIEITVSAGVSERVKHTSLQNLINSADEYLYQAKKEGRNRVAYKK
- a CDS encoding bifunctional folylpolyglutamate synthase/dihydrofolate synthase, which translates into the protein MQLQTFLGKKPLFYSEIDYTRMPRIYESIKYKLAKPKIIHLIGTNAKGTTGRFLASALYKARFSVGHYTSPHILKFNERVWIDGSDASDKVLEEAHKKLQSILKKEDSDSLSYFEYTTLLSLVVFRRCEFVVMEAGLGGEYDATAVFDKTLTLVTPIAYDHQAFLGETIEEIAATKLRAIQNHAILATQSDEVYGVAEELALKNSLDIKKYQDFLNFEDEKKIQKIEQELKLASYLVDNLSLSIAALKFLGINYAVEDFRDAKLFGRLSSLSENIIVDVGHNPLAAQAIKKALEPKKYVLVYNSYKDKNHLEILKILKPIVHSVELIEINDNRAQTFEVLKRTLNELEIEYTKFKRVNKDTPYLVFGSFSVVEAFMKSYKRVESKI
- a CDS encoding M23 family metallopeptidase, translated to MNNHFTITINDDNGVKQFNLHQIVKKFLWYIAMFVGFVALIAVGTILYLNHSVDQIELKRQNTQLAFEELKDKNIELDLSMKDTKMKLLTKKKELTEVSDYLSEIETLIGLAPVAEMSLKERVSLTKLNSEHMATLLQFIPSGSPIEYNGITSKYGYRVHPTLKRKEFHRGLDMKAPMKTPVYATADGIVEYAGYHEKSGFGNLVIIQHNYGFKAYFAHLNSVVTKAGKFVKKGDLIAYTGNSGMSSGPHLHYEIRFVQRTVNPFYFVKWNVQNYKTIFEKENTVPWQSLITATAHIKIPNPTQTPPSSQLALRLKEK
- a CDS encoding bactofilin family protein, coding for MNLSCNLYVDGEFEGIIHSKKEVNIGKNGHIKGDVHTQRLVVQGYIEGSVSAQRVEIKAAGRVNGTIESAELVIEAKGIFEGSSIVKDATPAPTPQTLEIKKQELKA
- a CDS encoding DEAD/DEAH box helicase, with translation MSQNRLFEYFKTQKKQDLELLICQDAKEAEALSSVAIFFNREVIVFPDFRASFGDDLRVYTEELHQLFLGLKEYYEKKQKPLVISPLKTLLFELPHASLLQTKTIEFGSDINLSGFKEQMLFWGYSFVDMVQVQGEISFRGDIIDIYTPASKLPVRISLFDETIEQIKYFELESQRTHKEELECIEISPAFYSLDEKGFNALDKRVKLSEFDSLVKDISSLGFWYLQDRASNFLTNKVAKFSRNLDSLLVDAYALNSPTVPREDFNLEILASSDEFREVVVTDIRALLKVHKNKKITIIAANKALMKQAGLFNFDGIKEVYAPYILNVVSKDELIISLNKPEKIRRRRKSSILLDDLKTGDYVVHEDYGVGIFEKIEQTEILGGIKDFIVIKYVGDDKILLPVENLDFIDRYIASGGSTPVLDRLGKGSFGKLKDKVKKRLMEIAGVIVNTAAARELIKAPKISIDKQELEEFQKLSGFDYTDDQTKSIDEILSQMASGHIMDRLLSGDVGFGKTEVALNTIYAAYKSGFQSAFIVPTTLLSAQHFRSLHERFSTLGIKYAKLDRFVSTKDKNAIIKGLASGEIDAVVGTHALFGLAFKNLGVVIIDEEHKFGVKQKEKIKEIYHNVHLLSMSATPIPRSLNQALSSIKTMSQLLTPPSERQGVRTFVKEYNDKLIKEVIMRELRRGGQVFYVHNSIDHMPIKLGELKALMPELRMLMLHSKISAIETEKELLKFEAKEYDLMIATSIIESGIHMPNVNTMIVDGADRFGIADLHQLRGRVGRGHSEGFAYFIIENKENLTDEAKKRLLALESNSFLGSGSVLAYHDLEIRGGGNLVGDAQSGHIKNIGYSLYIRMLEDAIKILSNTVESQRAKVDIKLTISAFVSDEVVKEDRLRLDLYRRLSQCEDSFEIYEIEEEMMDRFGELDTPTKQFIELMVIKLLSLQMKIKSIMNYGQNITITYQNDIKESIKSASKDDDDIIKATLTYLRGLKKETNI
- a CDS encoding TIGR00282 family metallophosphoesterase, which encodes MRVAFIGDIVGRPGRDMIQKYLKKIRAEYEVDFVIANYENASHGFGLTKKNADELVSFGVDSMTGGNHTWDKKEIVPLLSTHELLRPDNYPDEVGGTGCKVYEVAGERLAIINLMGHFCMPQVDNAFRKAKERVAELRADGVKNIFIDFHAEATSEKRAMLMMLKGEVSAIIGTHTHVGTDDLQIVESTAYLSDIGLSGCRDNVIGMDKEAPIKQFLTGLKSHFDIPKNCKKILQIAIMDINDGKCLNAFKLKYFCDGRILKTEAWVES